The Pirellulales bacterium genome includes a window with the following:
- a CDS encoding C4-type zinc ribbon domain-containing protein: MAVNAAALRELHRIHRQLSDLRERLERGPKQVRSRTAGVAQAEEQLAKTQADLKAGKVALDQKQLQLKTAEGKVAELKVKLNQANTNREYQALKDQIAADEMAGSVLADEILEAMEKLDGMKSLVPEAEGRVAKAKEELSKVQQQLRAEEEALRADVKRLEKELTAAESALPDDFREMYQRVVKAKGEDAMAAIEGGSCGGCYQQLTSNMVNEINMGRVVLCKSCGRVLYLPEDTRPK; this comes from the coding sequence ATGGCCGTTAACGCTGCCGCCTTACGCGAATTACATCGCATTCACCGGCAACTTTCCGATTTACGCGAACGGCTCGAGCGGGGGCCAAAGCAAGTGCGGTCCCGCACCGCTGGCGTGGCTCAAGCCGAAGAGCAACTGGCAAAAACCCAGGCCGATTTGAAAGCCGGCAAAGTGGCGCTCGATCAAAAGCAGCTGCAACTGAAAACCGCCGAAGGCAAAGTGGCGGAGTTGAAGGTCAAGCTGAACCAGGCTAATACCAATCGCGAATATCAGGCGCTCAAAGATCAAATTGCCGCCGACGAAATGGCCGGCAGCGTGTTGGCCGACGAAATTCTGGAGGCCATGGAAAAGCTCGACGGCATGAAATCGCTGGTGCCCGAGGCGGAAGGCCGCGTGGCCAAGGCCAAAGAAGAGCTCAGCAAGGTCCAGCAGCAACTTCGCGCCGAGGAGGAAGCGCTGCGGGCCGACGTGAAACGGCTGGAAAAAGAATTGACCGCAGCCGAATCCGCACTGCCCGACGATTTTCGCGAAATGTACCAGCGCGTGGTAAAGGCCAAGGGAGAAGATGCCATGGCCGCGATCGAAGGAGGCAGTTGCGGGGGTTGTTACCAGCAGTTAACCAGCAACATGGTCAACGAAATAAACATGGGCCGCGTGGTGCTGTGCAAATCGTGCGGCCGGGTATTGTATTTGCCGGAAGACACTCGGCCGAAATAG
- a CDS encoding Uma2 family endonuclease: MATISTAQRQQSSGELHLGPDDAGRLLTRREFAEATYQEPFIYERVKGRLVVMSPAGPQHRGISRPFRRELGGYWHNHQQLVDEVDVEGWVATSDDDDRIPDICIYLAGPHSGQVVPHRVPGLVFEFVSSSRADQERDYIHKRGEYYSIGVKEYVIVDRFKKSVLVLTRGSTDFEERILKAGSSYSTALLPGLTVSIDDAFSAAEAAPPIERHPGENR; this comes from the coding sequence GTGGCTACCATTTCCACCGCCCAGCGGCAACAATCATCCGGGGAATTGCATTTAGGCCCTGACGATGCCGGGCGCTTGCTCACTCGCCGCGAGTTCGCCGAGGCAACCTACCAAGAACCGTTCATTTACGAACGGGTGAAAGGACGCCTAGTTGTGATGTCGCCCGCGGGTCCACAACATCGTGGCATATCGCGACCGTTTCGCCGCGAGTTGGGCGGATACTGGCACAATCATCAGCAATTGGTCGACGAAGTTGATGTCGAAGGCTGGGTGGCGACCAGCGATGACGACGATCGCATTCCCGACATTTGCATCTATTTAGCCGGCCCCCACAGCGGCCAAGTCGTTCCCCACCGGGTACCCGGCCTGGTGTTTGAATTCGTTAGCTCCAGCCGCGCCGATCAGGAACGCGATTACATTCACAAGCGAGGGGAATATTATTCGATCGGCGTCAAAGAGTATGTAATTGTCGATCGTTTTAAGAAATCGGTTTTGGTGTTAACTCGCGGTTCAACCGATTTTGAGGAGCGCATTCTCAAAGCTGGGAGCTCCTATTCTACAGCACTTCTTCCCGGATTGACCGTCTCCATTGACGACGCCTTTTCGGCTGCGGAAGCCGCTCCTCCGATCGAACGACACCCAGGGGAAAATCGCTGA
- the greA gene encoding transcription elongation factor GreA has translation MSDLIPMTRTGYDKIKGELDHLEQVEMPKIAQRIANARSEGDLSENAEYHGARESQGLLQAKINLLRDKLARASIVDTSKMPKDQVAFGATVVVKDLDFGDEETFVLVGAGEEDYDAGKINVTSPLAQGLLGGKIGQRVEIPVPAGKMKFEIKAIRYE, from the coding sequence ATGTCTGATTTAATTCCGATGACTCGCACCGGATACGACAAGATCAAAGGCGAGCTCGATCATTTAGAACAAGTGGAAATGCCGAAAATCGCCCAGCGGATTGCCAACGCCCGCAGCGAGGGAGATTTAAGCGAAAACGCAGAGTATCACGGCGCGCGCGAATCGCAGGGATTGCTGCAAGCCAAAATTAACTTGCTGCGCGACAAGTTGGCACGGGCCTCGATTGTCGATACCTCCAAAATGCCCAAAGACCAGGTGGCGTTTGGGGCTACGGTCGTCGTGAAGGATCTCGATTTTGGCGATGAAGAAACCTTCGTGCTGGTGGGCGCCGGCGAGGAAGATTATGACGCGGGAAAAATCAACGTCACCAGTCCGCTGGCGCAAGGGTTGCTCGGCGGCAAAATTGGCCAGCGCGTGGAAATTCCGGTGCCGGCCGGCAAAATGAAGTTTGAAATTAAAGCCATTCGCTACGAGTGA
- a CDS encoding YggS family pyridoxal phosphate-dependent enzyme — MARYDQYGEVSDMTASERLIENLAAVRRRISDAARHSGRTADEITLVAVTKYVPAELAQQVVAAGCSTLGENRPQGLWAKAESLKNSPGQIHWHLIGHLQRNKVPRTLPLVSLLHSGDSLRLLQAVNRAAAELNRPMPVLLEVNISGDATKHGFRPAEMETALPNLTALQWLEIRGLMGMASREGDLLQARREFTALRELRDRLQRVAPPQLTLRELSMGMSGDFEVAIEEGATLVRIGSALFEGLLE; from the coding sequence TTGGCCCGCTACGATCAATACGGCGAAGTAAGCGACATGACCGCCAGCGAAAGGTTAATCGAGAATCTAGCGGCCGTCCGCCGCCGAATTTCCGACGCCGCCCGCCACAGCGGCAGAACGGCCGACGAAATTACGCTGGTGGCAGTCACCAAATACGTGCCTGCCGAATTGGCACAGCAGGTCGTTGCCGCCGGTTGTTCCACCTTAGGCGAAAATCGCCCGCAAGGATTGTGGGCCAAGGCCGAATCTCTGAAAAATTCGCCCGGGCAAATTCACTGGCATCTCATCGGCCATTTGCAACGCAACAAAGTGCCTCGCACCCTGCCGCTGGTATCGCTCCTTCACTCCGGCGACAGCTTGCGATTGTTGCAGGCCGTGAATCGAGCCGCCGCGGAGTTAAATCGCCCGATGCCCGTACTGCTGGAAGTAAACATTTCGGGCGATGCCACCAAGCACGGCTTTCGGCCCGCGGAAATGGAAACCGCTTTGCCAAATTTGACGGCTTTGCAGTGGCTGGAAATTCGCGGACTGATGGGCATGGCCAGCCGGGAAGGAGATTTATTGCAAGCCCGCCGCGAGTTCACCGCGCTGCGAGAATTGCGCGATCGGTTGCAGCGCGTGGCTCCGCCGCAGCTCACACTCCGCGAGCTTTCGATGGGCATGAGCGGCGATTTTGAAGTCGCCATTGAAGAAGGGGCCACGCTGGTCCGCATTGGCTCGGCCCTGTTTGAAGGCCTGCTGGAGTGA
- a CDS encoding YdjY domain-containing protein — MPIRKIAALGMWGLAACCLLNYCGGDLRADEPKNPADPSAELKRLMPNYDVWVDFKNKQVILQGDICLTRGALEMFAVTKGTKEHESVVSVNTKAYVVHAALLALGAEPGTTVKYEPKFAPPTGTKVEIMAYWMDDKGDQHKARAQDWVRDVKTKKPMAQSWVFAGSGFYVDEATKQRYYMAEAGDFICVSNFPDAMLDVPVESTSDNDDLLFEAFTENIPPKGTKVTLVLMPQIEKQKSGDKKSDGAEKTSSK, encoded by the coding sequence ATGCCGATTCGGAAAATCGCAGCGCTGGGCATGTGGGGGTTGGCTGCATGCTGCCTGCTGAATTATTGTGGCGGCGATTTACGGGCCGATGAGCCCAAAAATCCTGCCGATCCGAGCGCCGAACTCAAACGGTTGATGCCGAACTACGACGTGTGGGTTGATTTTAAAAACAAGCAAGTGATTCTGCAGGGAGATATTTGTCTCACGCGCGGCGCGTTGGAAATGTTTGCCGTGACCAAAGGCACGAAAGAGCACGAATCGGTCGTGTCGGTCAACACCAAAGCCTATGTCGTGCATGCCGCGCTGCTGGCCTTGGGCGCCGAGCCCGGCACGACAGTGAAGTACGAGCCCAAGTTCGCTCCGCCCACGGGAACGAAGGTGGAAATTATGGCTTATTGGATGGACGACAAGGGAGATCAGCACAAAGCTCGCGCCCAGGATTGGGTGCGCGACGTGAAAACCAAGAAGCCGATGGCGCAATCGTGGGTGTTTGCCGGCAGCGGGTTTTACGTCGACGAGGCGACCAAGCAGCGCTATTACATGGCCGAAGCGGGAGATTTTATTTGCGTTTCCAACTTTCCTGACGCCATGCTCGACGTGCCGGTCGAAAGCACCTCGGACAACGACGATTTGCTCTTTGAAGCGTTTACCGAAAACATTCCGCCGAAAGGGACCAAGGTAACGTTGGTGCTGATGCCGCAGATTGAGAAACAGAAATCGGGGGATAAAAAATCGGATGGGGCGGAAAAAACCTCGTCTAAATAA
- the hemQ gene encoding hydrogen peroxide-dependent heme synthase has protein sequence MSADPENRNTTSEVSLEPLEGWHCSHLFYRFDRARLTTMNPAQIAGGCEQLVGILNPESSDSPARLQTSIVSGHKADFGLMLLDANPLKISEVHHRLLASCLGPAIVPTYSFTSITEVSEYVPTLEQYGLRLVEEGEQLDSPTYKAKLKAYENREGMMRKQRLTPDLPPWPSTCFYPMNKKRKVGENWFTLPFSERSRLMAEHGRTGMTFGGKVTQLITTSAGFDDWEWGVTLWARNPQFLKEIVYTMRFDEASARYAEFGPFYVSYVTTPAQMLEHCRISQK, from the coding sequence ATGAGCGCCGATCCCGAGAATCGAAATACCACTTCCGAAGTTTCCCTCGAACCTCTCGAAGGCTGGCATTGCAGTCACTTGTTTTATCGCTTCGATCGGGCTCGCCTCACGACGATGAACCCGGCGCAAATTGCCGGCGGCTGCGAGCAGTTAGTTGGCATTTTGAATCCCGAAAGTTCCGATTCTCCTGCCCGGCTGCAAACCAGCATTGTGAGCGGACACAAGGCCGATTTCGGGCTGATGCTGCTCGACGCCAATCCGCTCAAAATTAGCGAAGTTCATCACCGCCTCCTGGCCAGTTGCCTTGGTCCGGCGATTGTGCCCACGTATTCGTTCACTTCGATTACGGAAGTTTCTGAGTATGTGCCCACCTTGGAGCAATACGGCCTACGGCTGGTCGAAGAAGGAGAGCAGCTCGATAGCCCCACGTACAAGGCCAAGCTCAAGGCGTACGAAAACCGCGAAGGCATGATGCGCAAACAACGGCTCACACCGGACTTGCCGCCCTGGCCCTCGACGTGCTTTTATCCCATGAACAAAAAACGGAAAGTGGGCGAAAACTGGTTTACGCTCCCTTTTTCCGAACGCAGCCGCCTAATGGCCGAGCATGGCCGCACGGGCATGACCTTTGGCGGCAAGGTCACGCAGCTGATCACCACTTCCGCCGGCTTTGACGATTGGGAATGGGGCGTCACGCTGTGGGCCCGCAATCCGCAATTCCTCAAAGAGATTGTCTACACCATGCGGTTCGACGAAGCCAGCGCCCGCTACGCCGAGTTCGGGCCGTTTTACGTCAGCTACGTGACCACGCCCGCCCAGATGTTGGAGCACTGCCGGATTTCGCAGAAATAG
- a CDS encoding PIN domain-containing protein: MTAKLDNVFADTSFWIALVIKQDQFHNAARQWSQRVGGRIVTTTAVLLETANALSRPKWRNHAVDVINRIQQRSDVQVLALSAELWQEAWQFYCQRPDKAWSMTDCISFVVMQTEQLTNAMTADEHFRQAGFRAVLLEL; the protein is encoded by the coding sequence ATGACGGCGAAATTGGACAATGTCTTCGCCGATACTTCATTTTGGATTGCGCTGGTAATCAAGCAAGACCAGTTCCACAATGCCGCGCGCCAGTGGTCTCAAAGAGTCGGTGGGCGGATCGTCACAACGACAGCAGTGTTACTGGAAACCGCCAACGCTTTATCGCGCCCCAAATGGCGTAACCACGCGGTCGATGTGATCAATCGCATTCAGCAGCGCAGCGATGTCCAAGTTCTTGCCCTGTCTGCCGAGCTGTGGCAGGAAGCCTGGCAATTTTATTGCCAAAGGCCTGACAAGGCATGGAGCATGACCGACTGCATTTCTTTTGTCGTCATGCAAACCGAGCAGTTAACCAATGCCATGACTGCCGACGAGCATTTTCGACAGGCTGGATTTAGGGCTGTATTATTGGAGTTATAG
- a CDS encoding sigma-70 family RNA polymerase sigma factor — protein MSDSPASASATSSGIRRTAPAVDEMALLAQAQAGSAAAFDELITIHQEKIARLVQRLLGWQSDVEDVVQDAFLDALVGLKKFDGRSTVLTWLTRLAINRCRSQQRKAWFRKKLHLRLRDNTTSLEYQPADHSAVTKETAEQIYAAIRKLAQRDREIIVLRYLEELPVEQIAAVLNLGRGTVDVRLTRARRRLEKLLKPILKEI, from the coding sequence ATGAGCGACAGCCCGGCCAGCGCATCCGCCACGTCCAGCGGGATTCGTCGGACGGCTCCGGCCGTGGACGAAATGGCCTTGCTTGCGCAAGCCCAGGCCGGCAGTGCCGCAGCATTCGATGAACTCATTACCATTCACCAGGAGAAAATCGCCCGACTAGTGCAACGATTGCTGGGCTGGCAATCCGACGTGGAAGACGTGGTCCAAGATGCTTTCCTCGATGCCCTCGTGGGACTGAAAAAGTTTGACGGCCGCAGCACGGTGCTCACCTGGCTCACGCGGTTGGCCATCAACCGCTGCCGCAGCCAGCAACGCAAAGCGTGGTTTCGAAAAAAACTGCACCTGCGGCTGCGAGACAATACAACAAGCCTCGAATACCAACCGGCAGATCATTCCGCAGTTACCAAAGAAACCGCAGAGCAAATCTATGCCGCCATCCGTAAACTTGCGCAGCGCGATCGTGAAATCATCGTCCTACGATATTTGGAAGAACTGCCCGTCGAACAAATTGCCGCAGTGCTGAACCTGGGCCGTGGCACGGTCGATGTCCGCTTAACCCGCGCCCGCCGCCGCCTGGAAAAACTCCTCAAGCCAATCCTGAAGGAAATTTAA
- a CDS encoding SpoVR family protein, whose protein sequence is MATVTHFEPLPSYLADIQRQMEEYARGYGLDFYPTIFEVVDYDQLNEIASYGGFPTRYPHWRFGMEYEQLSKGYEYGLQKIYELVINNDPCYAYLMRSNHTTDQKLVMAHVYGHCDFFKNNNWFSQTNRKMMDKMANHGNRVRRYMDRFGVEDVENFIDACLSIEDLIDVHSPFIKRNADKPKYEFKRADEEEFSPVAGRFAAKHYLDPFVNPPEVLSAEAERLRKERELEEKRPTGPARDVMKFIIDHAPLKPWQMDVLSIIREEAYYFAPQGQTKIMNEGWASYWHSTIMTRQGLEPGDVINYADHHSGTMASSPTRLNPYKLGIELLRDIEDRWNKGRFGKEYEECDDMRQRRQWDTGAGLGRQKIFEVRHIYNDLMFIDEFLTLDFCRQYKLFSFSYHEDTDTYNIESREFPKIKERLLYSLTNRGQPIIQVREGNYKNRGELFLEHVHNGVDLQINYAHDTLANLHRLWARPVHIETQIEGKQTTFSFDGSEHKTETAK, encoded by the coding sequence ATGGCCACCGTCACCCATTTCGAACCGTTGCCCAGCTACCTGGCCGATATTCAGCGGCAAATGGAGGAATACGCGCGCGGCTATGGGCTCGATTTCTATCCGACCATTTTCGAAGTCGTCGATTACGATCAATTGAACGAAATTGCCTCCTACGGCGGCTTTCCCACCCGGTATCCGCATTGGCGGTTCGGCATGGAATACGAGCAACTTTCCAAGGGCTATGAGTATGGCCTGCAAAAAATTTACGAGTTGGTCATCAACAACGATCCCTGTTACGCCTACCTGATGCGGTCGAATCACACGACCGATCAAAAGCTGGTCATGGCGCACGTGTACGGCCATTGCGATTTCTTCAAGAACAACAACTGGTTCAGCCAGACGAATCGCAAAATGATGGACAAAATGGCCAACCACGGCAACCGCGTGCGGCGGTACATGGATCGCTTCGGCGTGGAGGATGTGGAAAACTTCATCGACGCTTGCCTGAGCATTGAAGATTTAATCGACGTGCACTCGCCGTTTATCAAGCGCAACGCTGACAAGCCCAAGTACGAATTCAAGCGGGCGGACGAAGAGGAATTTTCCCCGGTGGCCGGCCGGTTTGCCGCCAAGCACTATCTCGATCCGTTCGTGAATCCACCCGAAGTGCTGTCTGCCGAAGCGGAGCGGCTGCGGAAAGAAAGAGAACTGGAAGAAAAGCGCCCCACTGGCCCGGCCCGCGATGTCATGAAGTTCATCATTGACCACGCGCCGCTTAAGCCCTGGCAAATGGACGTGCTGTCGATCATTCGCGAGGAAGCGTATTATTTCGCTCCGCAAGGCCAAACCAAAATTATGAACGAAGGCTGGGCCAGCTACTGGCACAGCACTATTATGACCCGCCAAGGGCTGGAGCCGGGCGATGTCATCAACTACGCCGATCATCACAGCGGCACCATGGCCAGCAGTCCCACCCGGCTAAACCCGTACAAGTTGGGCATCGAACTTTTGCGCGATATTGAAGACCGCTGGAATAAAGGCCGCTTCGGCAAAGAATATGAGGAGTGCGACGACATGCGCCAGCGCCGCCAATGGGATACCGGCGCCGGACTGGGCCGCCAAAAGATTTTTGAGGTCCGCCACATTTACAACGATTTAATGTTCATCGACGAGTTCCTGACGCTCGATTTCTGCCGTCAGTACAAGCTGTTTTCCTTCAGCTATCACGAAGACACGGACACATACAACATCGAAAGCCGCGAGTTTCCCAAAATCAAGGAGCGGTTGTTGTACAGCCTCACCAATCGAGGCCAGCCCATCATCCAAGTCCGCGAAGGAAATTACAAAAATCGTGGCGAGCTGTTTTTGGAGCACGTGCACAATGGCGTGGACCTGCAAATCAACTACGCCCACGATACCCTAGCGAACCTGCATCGGCTGTGGGCTCGGCCCGTGCATATTGAAACGCAAATCGAAGGCAAACAGACGACCTTTTCCTTCGATGGCAGCGAACACAAAACGGAAACCGCCAAGTGA